A single Deltaproteobacteria bacterium CG2_30_66_27 DNA region contains:
- a CDS encoding 50S ribosomal protein L35, which produces MPKMKSNRGAGKRFRSTGAGGIKRAKAGKSHILTSKDRKRKRALRKSALVHSTNEKSIRRLLPYL; this is translated from the coding sequence ATGCCGAAGATGAAATCGAACCGGGGCGCGGGCAAGCGCTTTCGCTCGACGGGCGCGGGCGGGATCAAGCGCGCCAAGGCAGGGAAGAGTCACATCCTGACGTCGAAGGATCGGAAGCGGAAGCGCGCGTTGCGCAAGTCGGCCCTGGTCCATTCCACGAACGAAAAGTCGATTCGCCGCCTGCTGCCGTATCTTTAA
- a CDS encoding mannose-6-phosphate isomerase, whose translation MERGDRPWGYYLVLHEDAGYKVKQIVVKPGSRLSLQRHRRRAEHWQVVRGEAAVTRGKEIVRLLPGGSIDIPLGALHRVESVGAENLVVIEVQMGEYMGEDDIERFEDDYGRVSASGPPHGK comes from the coding sequence ATGGAGCGGGGCGATCGCCCTTGGGGATATTACCTGGTCCTGCACGAGGATGCGGGGTACAAGGTGAAGCAGATCGTCGTGAAACCGGGGAGCCGGCTGAGCCTGCAGCGGCATCGGCGGCGGGCGGAGCATTGGCAGGTGGTCCGCGGTGAGGCCGCGGTGACGCGTGGCAAGGAGATCGTCCGGCTCCTCCCGGGAGGATCGATCGACATCCCCTTGGGCGCGCTCCATCGGGTCGAAAGCGTAGGGGCGGAAAACCTCGTCGTCATCGAGGTACAGATGGGGGAATACATGGGAGAGGACGACATCGAGCGGTTCGAGGACGACTACGGGCGGGTGTCGGCGTCGGGGCCACCGCACGGAAAATGA
- a CDS encoding integration host factor subunit alpha, translating to MTKADLVEIVYEKIGGLSKKEAQDIVEKIFETMKASLKQGDKIKISGFGNFTLRDKRPRKGRNPQTGDDIEITARRVLTFRPSQILKSHINEPVKSS from the coding sequence ATGACGAAAGCGGACCTGGTCGAGATCGTTTACGAAAAAATCGGTGGTCTCTCCAAGAAGGAAGCGCAAGACATCGTCGAGAAGATTTTCGAAACGATGAAGGCCAGCCTCAAGCAGGGTGACAAGATCAAGATATCCGGGTTCGGAAATTTCACTTTGCGCGACAAGCGACCGAGGAAGGGGCGCAACCCGCAGACCGGCGACGACATCGAAATCACCGCGCGCCGCGTGCTGACGTTCCGCCCCAGCCAGATCCTGAAGTCCCACATCAACGAACCGGTCAAGTCGTCCTGA
- a CDS encoding phenylalanine--tRNA ligase subunit beta has product MKILYSWLKEFIDTRLSPAQAQEALTMAGVEVSSCRFLGEGFDSVVTARILEMCPHPNADRLSLCKVTDGSTTFGIVCGAKNMKPGDAVALAKIGARLPNGVEIKKAKIRGQASEGMLCSEQELKLAEASAGIMILPGDTDPGKPLADALGLSDWLLEVEITPNRGDCLSVLGVAREIASITGEKVILPDVSFPEEGEPIADWVRVTVSDPDLCPRYTARAISGVTIAPSPDWMRRRLTLCGIRPINNIVDVTNYLLLEVGQPMHAFDLDRLRGRRIDVRSPKETVAFTTLDGSERRIDPGMLLIRDAEGPVAVAGVMGGANSEVVEGTTRVLFESAHFSPPSIRRTAKRLGLSSEASYRFERGVDPAGTVYAVDRAVSLLSRFTAVSVARGLIDVGGESVKPRTAPFRTERATRIMGRAYAPESCVEIFGRLGFPVADNGSGTWSVTVPTHRFDIEREIDLVEEVARLSGYDSIPTTYPEAKAPEFSADDRFVDVQERAFDFLRGRGFSQAVNFSFVSFRTWERLGPFLGFDPADAVRLMNPISDETTLMRPHLLTGLLSNAADNVRRFVDDVRLYEAGKAFGKSYVEGHFEEPRLGMILCGKRLPGDWSGADAFADFFDMKGVVEPLLLHLCASPVYVVPTRLRPFFEEGKAADILRDGEVVGWFGAIRKELLASFELAGPVFYGEIRLRKATASPPPPGRYAPLPKFPPVSRDVACVFPTGVPVGDVLAMVREVSPEVEEAAVFDIYTGEKIGDGNKSVGIRVKLQPLDRTLTEAEVHSIHSKIVKLLENRFGGKIRTS; this is encoded by the coding sequence TTGAAAATATTGTATTCGTGGCTGAAGGAATTCATCGACACGCGTCTCTCCCCGGCGCAGGCACAGGAAGCGCTCACGATGGCGGGGGTGGAAGTCTCCTCCTGCCGGTTCCTCGGCGAGGGGTTCGATTCGGTCGTCACCGCCCGGATCCTCGAGATGTGTCCGCATCCGAACGCAGACCGGCTTTCCCTGTGCAAGGTGACGGACGGATCGACTACGTTCGGGATCGTCTGCGGGGCGAAAAACATGAAACCCGGGGACGCGGTGGCGCTGGCGAAGATCGGCGCGCGGCTTCCCAACGGCGTGGAGATCAAAAAAGCGAAGATTCGCGGCCAGGCGTCCGAGGGGATGCTCTGTTCCGAGCAGGAGCTGAAGCTCGCCGAGGCCTCGGCCGGGATCATGATCCTCCCGGGGGACACCGATCCCGGAAAGCCGCTTGCCGACGCGCTCGGCCTTTCCGACTGGCTCCTCGAGGTCGAGATCACGCCGAACCGGGGCGACTGCCTCAGCGTGCTCGGCGTGGCGCGCGAGATCGCCTCCATCACCGGGGAGAAGGTCATCCTTCCCGACGTCTCCTTCCCGGAAGAGGGGGAGCCGATCGCGGATTGGGTCCGGGTCACCGTCTCCGACCCGGATCTGTGCCCGCGGTACACCGCCCGGGCGATCTCCGGCGTGACGATCGCACCTTCCCCCGACTGGATGCGCCGCCGCCTCACCCTCTGCGGGATCCGCCCGATCAACAACATCGTCGACGTCACCAACTACCTGCTGCTCGAGGTGGGGCAGCCGATGCACGCCTTCGACCTCGACCGACTGCGGGGACGCCGGATCGACGTCCGGTCCCCGAAGGAAACGGTCGCCTTCACGACACTGGACGGGTCGGAGCGGAGGATCGACCCCGGGATGCTCCTTATCCGGGACGCGGAAGGACCGGTAGCCGTCGCGGGCGTGATGGGCGGGGCGAACAGCGAGGTTGTCGAGGGGACGACGCGCGTCCTTTTCGAAAGCGCCCACTTCTCGCCTCCCTCGATCCGCAGGACGGCGAAGCGGCTGGGACTGTCGAGCGAAGCCTCGTACCGTTTCGAGCGCGGAGTCGACCCGGCGGGGACCGTTTACGCAGTGGACCGGGCGGTGTCCCTCCTGTCCCGGTTCACCGCCGTGTCCGTCGCGCGGGGGCTGATCGACGTCGGCGGAGAGAGCGTGAAGCCGCGGACGGCGCCGTTTCGTACGGAGCGCGCGACCCGGATCATGGGGAGGGCGTACGCACCGGAATCGTGCGTGGAAATCTTCGGCCGCCTCGGGTTCCCGGTGGCCGACAACGGGTCGGGAACGTGGAGCGTCACGGTCCCAACGCACCGGTTCGACATCGAGCGGGAGATCGACCTGGTGGAGGAGGTCGCCCGGCTCTCCGGGTACGACTCCATTCCCACGACGTATCCGGAAGCGAAGGCGCCGGAATTTTCCGCGGACGACCGGTTCGTCGACGTCCAGGAACGGGCCTTCGACTTCCTGCGAGGGCGCGGGTTTTCGCAGGCGGTGAACTTCTCCTTCGTCTCGTTCCGTACCTGGGAACGACTGGGGCCGTTCCTCGGATTCGACCCCGCGGACGCGGTCCGCCTGATGAACCCGATCTCCGACGAGACGACCCTGATGCGCCCGCACCTGCTGACGGGCCTCCTGTCGAACGCGGCGGACAACGTACGACGTTTCGTCGACGACGTCCGGCTCTACGAGGCGGGAAAGGCGTTCGGGAAGTCATACGTCGAAGGACACTTCGAGGAGCCCCGTCTCGGCATGATTCTCTGCGGGAAGCGGCTTCCGGGAGACTGGTCCGGCGCGGACGCTTTCGCGGACTTCTTCGACATGAAAGGGGTCGTGGAACCGCTTCTGCTGCACCTTTGCGCATCCCCGGTTTACGTGGTACCCACCCGCCTCCGGCCGTTTTTCGAGGAAGGGAAGGCGGCGGACATCCTGCGGGACGGCGAGGTGGTCGGCTGGTTCGGGGCGATCCGGAAGGAGCTGCTCGCTTCGTTCGAGCTCGCGGGGCCCGTATTCTACGGCGAGATCCGCCTGCGGAAGGCGACCGCGTCACCGCCGCCCCCGGGTCGGTACGCGCCGCTTCCGAAGTTTCCCCCTGTTTCCAGGGACGTGGCGTGCGTCTTTCCGACAGGGGTGCCGGTGGGCGACGTTCTCGCGATGGTTCGAGAGGTTTCCCCCGAGGTCGAGGAAGCCGCCGTTTTCGACATCTACACGGGGGAAAAGATCGGGGATGGGAACAAGAGCGTCGGGATCCGGGTGAAATTGCAACCTCTTGACAGAACCTTGACGGAAGCGGAAGTCCATAGTATACATAGCAAGATAGTAAAATTATTGGAGAATCGGTTCGGCGGCAAGATTCGGACCTCTTGA
- a CDS encoding threonine--tRNA ligase, whose protein sequence is MTLLELARKEGKAKVAIAARVDGVVTDLSRPLPDGAKVEWVLPSDPDGVEILRHSTAHVMAAAVKELFPEALITIGPSIENGFYYDFDVETPFTPEDLVRIEERMREIVKADHPFVRDEATKEQARALFPGEPYKAELLADIPDATVSLYRMGNFLDLCRGPHVPGTGRVGAFHLMNTAGAYWRGDSKNKMLTRIYGVAFASKKELAEHLRLLEEIKKRDHRKIGRELDLFSISDDIGPGLILWHPKGSVVRRVMEDFWREEHAKAGYDLVFSPHIARLDLWRISGHTDFYRQAMFSPIDIEGQEYQLKPMNCPFHLQIYKSRMRSYRDLPIRYAELGTVYRYEPSGTLHGLLRVRGFTQDDAHLFLRPDQLDEEIFTLLDFTLFVLRSFGFERYDVYLSTRPEKYAGTLGNWDLAESALRKALERKGLPFEVDPGEGVFYGPKIDIKIKDMLGRSWQCSTIQVDFNNPERFNATYVGGDGTPRRAIMIHRALMGSLERFFGVLIEHYAGAFPVWLAPVQADVVPVTERQNAFAREVVAKLRAAGFRAEGDYRNEKLGYKIRESQVNKVPYALVVGEREAEAQRVSPRRRGGEQLPPMTVEAFIERLRGEAVNRTE, encoded by the coding sequence ATGACGCTTCTCGAGTTGGCCAGGAAAGAAGGGAAAGCGAAGGTCGCCATCGCCGCCCGGGTGGACGGCGTGGTGACCGATCTCTCTCGCCCGCTTCCCGACGGGGCGAAGGTCGAATGGGTCCTTCCGTCCGACCCGGACGGGGTGGAGATCCTCCGCCACAGCACGGCACACGTCATGGCCGCCGCCGTCAAGGAACTCTTCCCGGAGGCGCTGATCACGATCGGCCCGTCCATAGAGAACGGGTTCTACTACGACTTCGACGTCGAGACGCCGTTCACCCCGGAGGACCTCGTCCGGATCGAGGAGCGGATGCGGGAGATCGTCAAGGCCGACCATCCGTTCGTCCGTGACGAGGCGACGAAGGAGCAGGCGCGCGCGCTGTTTCCAGGGGAACCGTACAAGGCGGAACTGCTCGCCGACATCCCCGACGCGACCGTTTCCCTCTACCGGATGGGGAATTTCCTCGACCTGTGCCGGGGGCCGCACGTGCCGGGGACGGGGCGGGTGGGGGCGTTTCACCTGATGAACACCGCCGGGGCGTACTGGCGCGGCGATTCGAAGAACAAGATGCTCACGCGGATCTACGGGGTCGCCTTCGCGTCGAAGAAGGAGCTCGCCGAGCACCTGCGGCTCCTCGAGGAGATCAAGAAGCGCGATCATCGGAAGATCGGCCGGGAGCTCGACCTGTTCAGCATATCGGACGACATCGGGCCGGGGCTCATCCTGTGGCACCCGAAGGGATCGGTCGTCCGCCGGGTCATGGAGGATTTCTGGCGCGAGGAGCACGCGAAGGCGGGGTACGACCTCGTCTTCTCGCCGCACATCGCGCGTCTCGATCTGTGGCGGATCAGCGGGCACACGGACTTCTACCGGCAGGCGATGTTCTCCCCGATCGACATCGAGGGGCAGGAATACCAGCTGAAGCCGATGAACTGTCCGTTCCATCTCCAGATCTACAAGTCCCGGATGCGGTCCTACCGCGACCTGCCGATCCGGTACGCGGAGCTGGGCACGGTGTACCGCTACGAGCCGTCCGGGACGCTGCACGGGCTGCTCCGCGTGCGGGGGTTCACCCAGGACGACGCGCACCTGTTCCTGCGCCCCGATCAGCTCGACGAGGAGATCTTCACCCTTCTCGATTTCACGCTTTTCGTGCTCCGGTCGTTCGGGTTCGAACGGTACGACGTCTACCTCTCGACACGGCCGGAGAAGTACGCCGGGACCCTCGGGAACTGGGATCTCGCGGAGAGCGCCCTTCGGAAGGCCCTCGAACGGAAGGGGCTTCCCTTCGAGGTCGATCCCGGGGAAGGGGTCTTCTACGGGCCAAAGATCGACATCAAGATCAAGGACATGCTCGGGCGCTCCTGGCAATGCTCCACGATCCAGGTCGACTTCAACAACCCCGAGCGGTTCAACGCGACGTATGTCGGCGGCGACGGCACGCCGCGGCGCGCCATCATGATCCACCGCGCCCTGATGGGTTCGCTGGAACGGTTCTTCGGCGTCCTGATCGAGCATTACGCGGGCGCCTTCCCGGTATGGCTCGCCCCGGTGCAGGCCGATGTCGTCCCGGTGACGGAGAGGCAGAACGCGTTCGCGCGGGAGGTCGTCGCGAAGCTTCGCGCCGCCGGTTTCCGCGCGGAGGGCGATTATCGCAATGAAAAGCTGGGGTACAAGATCCGCGAATCCCAGGTGAACAAGGTCCCGTACGCGCTCGTCGTGGGCGAGCGCGAGGCGGAAGCGCAACGCGTCTCCCCGCGGCGGCGTGGAGGGGAGCAGCTGCCCCCCATGACGGTCGAGGCGTTCATCGAACGTCTCCGCGGGGAAGCGGTCAACCGGACGGAGTAA
- a CDS encoding 50S ribosomal protein L20 gives MPRVKRAVHSHKKRRSILKLAKGFRGGHGNLLRSAKEAVARALRYAYRDRRTNKREFRSLWIVRVNAAARENGLSYSQFLFGLKKAGIEVDRKILADLAVNDPAGFRAIAEQSKAALA, from the coding sequence ATGCCTCGCGTAAAAAGAGCCGTACATTCGCACAAGAAGCGCCGATCGATCCTGAAGCTCGCCAAGGGGTTCCGCGGCGGACACGGCAACCTGCTTCGCTCCGCCAAGGAAGCCGTCGCCCGCGCTTTGCGGTACGCCTACCGCGACCGACGAACCAACAAGCGGGAGTTCCGGTCCCTCTGGATCGTCCGCGTGAACGCCGCCGCGCGCGAGAACGGGCTCTCCTACAGCCAGTTCCTGTTCGGGCTGAAAAAGGCGGGCATAGAGGTCGACCGGAAGATCCTCGCGGATCTCGCCGTCAACGATCCCGCCGGGTTCCGCGCGATCGCCGAGCAATCCAAAGCCGCCCTGGCGTAG
- a CDS encoding phenylalanine--tRNA ligase subunit alpha produces the protein MAAIAAARSESDLLDAKGRFFGKKGAVSGILKGIAALPVEERKAVGERANRARTELESAFDARLAEIRERERLLREGRERIDVTLPGRGPMPGHRHPVSQTMSDILSVFRRLGFSVQEGPDVEKDYYNFEALNFPPEHPARDMQDTFYVESAAGDLVLRTHTSPVQIRAMERRKPPVRIIAPGTVYRSDSDITHSPMFHQVEGLAVDRDITMADLKGLLTEFCRMTFGPGTPIRFRPSFFPFTEPSAEVDIQCVICGGAGCRVCKESGWLEILGAGMVDPAVFGFVGYDPEEYTGFAFGMGVERIAMLRHGISDIRLLFENDIRFLSQF, from the coding sequence ATGGCGGCCATCGCGGCCGCCCGCAGCGAGAGCGACCTCCTCGACGCGAAAGGCCGCTTCTTCGGGAAGAAGGGCGCCGTCTCCGGGATCCTGAAGGGCATCGCCGCGCTCCCCGTGGAGGAGCGCAAGGCGGTCGGCGAACGGGCGAACCGCGCGCGGACCGAGCTCGAGTCCGCGTTCGACGCCCGGCTCGCGGAGATCCGGGAAAGGGAACGCCTCCTCCGCGAAGGACGGGAGCGGATCGACGTCACCCTCCCCGGGAGGGGGCCGATGCCGGGCCACCGGCATCCCGTTTCCCAAACGATGTCGGACATCCTCTCCGTCTTCCGTCGTCTCGGTTTCTCCGTCCAGGAGGGGCCGGACGTCGAGAAGGATTATTACAACTTCGAGGCACTCAACTTTCCTCCGGAACACCCGGCGCGGGACATGCAGGACACGTTCTACGTCGAATCCGCGGCCGGCGATCTCGTCCTTCGCACCCACACCTCGCCGGTCCAGATCCGTGCGATGGAGCGGAGGAAGCCTCCGGTCCGGATCATCGCGCCCGGCACGGTTTACCGGTCCGACTCCGACATCACGCACTCCCCTATGTTCCACCAGGTGGAGGGACTCGCGGTCGACCGGGACATCACGATGGCCGACCTCAAGGGGCTGCTCACCGAGTTCTGCCGGATGACCTTCGGCCCCGGGACGCCGATCCGTTTCCGCCCGAGCTTTTTCCCGTTCACCGAACCGTCGGCGGAGGTGGATATCCAGTGCGTCATCTGCGGCGGGGCGGGGTGCCGTGTGTGCAAGGAGTCGGGGTGGCTCGAGATCCTCGGCGCGGGGATGGTCGATCCCGCCGTCTTCGGGTTCGTCGGGTACGACCCCGAGGAGTACACGGGCTTCGCGTTCGGCATGGGCGTCGAGCGGATCGCCATGCTGCGACACGGCATCTCGGACATCCGTCTCCTGTTCGAAAACGACATCCGTTTCCTCTCGCAGTTCTGA
- a CDS encoding protein-L-isoaspartate O-methyltransferase, with protein MGLVREALLRRRMVEEQIRRRGIRDERVLSAMEEVPRHLFLPEELRHLAYTDEPLPIGEGQTISQPYIVAEMTAALRLSGTEKVLEIGTGSGYQTAILARLCRELVTIERLTALSADAQRRLATMKIANVTFLVGDGSLGSPGYAPFDRILSAAASPSVPAPWISQLSEGGIIVLPVGERHEQVLTRVSRIGDHIETEVLGGCRFVPLVGMYGFNP; from the coding sequence ATGGGACTGGTGAGGGAAGCACTCCTTCGCCGACGCATGGTGGAGGAACAGATACGCCGTCGGGGAATTCGCGACGAACGTGTGCTTTCGGCAATGGAAGAGGTTCCGCGTCACCTCTTCCTCCCGGAGGAGCTCCGTCACCTCGCTTACACGGACGAGCCTCTCCCCATCGGAGAGGGGCAGACGATCTCCCAGCCGTACATCGTCGCCGAGATGACGGCCGCGCTGCGGCTTTCGGGCACGGAGAAGGTCCTCGAGATCGGGACCGGTTCGGGATACCAGACCGCGATCCTCGCGCGCCTCTGCCGGGAACTGGTGACGATCGAGCGACTCACCGCCCTTTCCGCCGACGCGCAGAGGCGGCTCGCGACGATGAAGATCGCGAACGTGACGTTTCTCGTCGGAGACGGGTCGCTCGGGTCGCCCGGGTACGCGCCGTTCGACCGAATCCTCTCCGCCGCGGCCTCGCCGTCCGTCCCCGCCCCCTGGATTTCCCAGTTGTCGGAGGGCGGCATCATCGTTCTGCCGGTGGGGGAGCGACATGAACAGGTACTGACACGCGTCTCCCGCATTGGAGACCACATCGAAACCGAGGTTCTCGGCGGATGCCGCTTCGTCCCCCTCGTCGGGATGTACGGGTTCAATCCATGA
- a CDS encoding adenine phosphoribosyltransferase: MPNSELKKRIRNIPDFPKKGIQFKDITTLLSDPASFQQAIDLMAHRHFAKGIEAVVGIEARGFVMGAAMAYKLGTGVLLVRKAGKLPYKTVAASYDLEYGKDRLEIHADAIRPGMKVVVADDILATGGTVSAVIGLLNKLGADVIECCFLAELTDLRGRDQLKGQKVFSLLQFEE; this comes from the coding sequence ATGCCGAACAGCGAGCTGAAGAAGCGGATCCGAAACATCCCCGACTTCCCGAAGAAGGGGATCCAGTTCAAGGACATCACGACGCTCCTGTCCGACCCGGCGTCCTTCCAGCAGGCGATCGACCTGATGGCGCACCGCCACTTCGCGAAGGGGATCGAGGCGGTCGTCGGGATCGAGGCGCGTGGGTTCGTGATGGGCGCGGCGATGGCGTACAAGCTGGGCACGGGTGTCCTGCTCGTACGCAAGGCCGGGAAATTGCCGTACAAGACGGTGGCGGCATCCTACGATCTCGAGTACGGAAAGGACCGTCTCGAGATTCACGCGGACGCCATCCGTCCCGGGATGAAGGTCGTCGTCGCGGACGACATCCTTGCGACGGGTGGCACCGTTTCCGCGGTCATCGGGCTGCTGAACAAGCTCGGGGCCGATGTTATAGAATGTTGCTTCCTCGCGGAGCTCACCGATTTGCGCGGCCGCGATCAACTGAAGGGGCAGAAGGTTTTCTCGCTGCTTCAGTTCGAGGAATAG
- a CDS encoding GTPase HflX → MNPESPRERALLVSVHRKRARGPAAALRVAEMMDELKDLVLAAGAEVVASRVQSVDSENPATIVGKGTLVRLKEETETLGANLVVFQNLLKPKQQALLEKELDVKTLDRREVILDIFARRARTREGKLQVELAQLSFRLGRLAGGRKDLSRLGGGIGTRGPGEKKLEEDRRRIRAQVRQLERELTTVRRTRSLHYQRRREIGFPVVALVGYTNAGKSTLFNRLTGADVFVADQLFATLDPTARKFRLPGRREAILVDTVGFIHDLPAELREAFLATLEGIGEADLLLHVADGSSDTMESNIASVNAILGELSFREKPIALLMNKHDRCLPGTPPQEGALWISAKSGEGIPELLTLIERELWFHRPQENGSTKHA, encoded by the coding sequence ATGAACCCGGAATCCCCCAGGGAGCGCGCCCTCCTCGTCTCCGTCCACCGGAAGCGGGCCCGCGGACCGGCGGCGGCGCTGCGCGTCGCCGAGATGATGGACGAGCTGAAGGATCTCGTCCTCGCGGCGGGAGCGGAAGTGGTCGCGTCCCGCGTGCAGAGCGTCGACTCGGAGAACCCCGCCACGATCGTCGGGAAGGGGACCCTCGTCCGCCTGAAGGAGGAGACCGAAACGCTGGGGGCGAACCTGGTGGTCTTCCAGAACCTGCTCAAGCCGAAGCAGCAGGCGCTCCTCGAAAAGGAACTCGACGTGAAGACCCTCGACCGCCGCGAGGTCATCCTCGACATCTTCGCCCGGCGCGCGCGGACCCGGGAGGGGAAGCTCCAGGTGGAGCTCGCACAGCTGTCGTTCCGGCTCGGGCGCCTCGCGGGGGGGCGGAAGGACCTGTCGCGGCTTGGCGGCGGGATCGGCACCCGGGGGCCGGGGGAAAAGAAGCTCGAGGAGGATCGTCGCCGCATCCGCGCGCAGGTCCGGCAGCTCGAGCGGGAGCTGACCACGGTGCGCAGGACGCGTTCGCTCCATTATCAGAGGCGCAGGGAGATCGGGTTCCCGGTGGTCGCGCTCGTCGGATACACCAACGCCGGGAAATCGACCCTCTTCAACCGCCTGACGGGGGCCGACGTCTTCGTGGCGGACCAGCTCTTCGCCACGCTCGATCCCACCGCCAGGAAGTTCCGCCTTCCCGGCCGGCGGGAGGCGATCCTCGTCGACACGGTCGGGTTCATCCACGATCTCCCGGCCGAGCTGCGGGAGGCGTTCCTCGCGACCCTCGAGGGGATCGGGGAGGCGGACCTTCTCCTTCACGTCGCCGACGGATCCTCTGACACGATGGAGAGCAACATCGCTTCGGTGAACGCGATCCTCGGGGAATTGTCGTTTCGCGAGAAGCCGATCGCGCTCCTGATGAACAAGCACGACCGCTGCCTCCCCGGGACGCCCCCGCAGGAAGGGGCGCTGTGGATTTCCGCTAAGTCGGGAGAAGGGATCCCGGAGTTGCTGACGCTGATCGAAAGGGAGCTATGGTTCCACCGTCCGCAAGAGAACGGTTCGACGAAGCACGCCTGA
- a CDS encoding translation initiation factor IF-3, producing the protein MGVVSTSEALQRARSQDLDLVEVAPMAEPPVCRMMDFGKFKYITSKREQEARKKQTVIQIKEIKVRPKTEEHDLNTKLKHIRRFLEEGDKVKITVRFRGRELAYASQSGFEILKHIVEAITDIAKVESAPKMEGRTMMAIVSPTMKKKPVGGAEKPQPTTAPKEVSKSAQPATNGPPAQKLEG; encoded by the coding sequence TTGGGCGTCGTGAGCACGTCGGAGGCGCTTCAGCGAGCGAGGTCGCAGGACCTCGACCTGGTCGAAGTCGCCCCCATGGCCGAGCCCCCGGTCTGCCGGATGATGGATTTCGGCAAGTTCAAGTACATCACGAGCAAGCGGGAGCAGGAGGCGAGGAAGAAGCAGACCGTCATCCAGATCAAGGAAATCAAGGTCCGGCCGAAGACGGAAGAGCACGACCTGAACACGAAGCTGAAGCATATACGCCGCTTCCTCGAGGAGGGTGACAAGGTCAAGATCACCGTCCGGTTCCGCGGGCGCGAACTCGCCTACGCCTCGCAGAGCGGCTTCGAGATCCTGAAGCACATCGTGGAAGCGATCACCGACATCGCGAAGGTGGAGTCGGCCCCGAAGATGGAGGGAAGGACGATGATGGCCATCGTCTCCCCGACGATGAAAAAGAAGCCCGTCGGCGGCGCGGAAAAACCGCAGCCGACGACCGCGCCGAAGGAAGTTTCGAAGTCCGCGCAACCGGCGACGAACGGGCCACCGGCGCAGAAACTGGAGGGATAG
- a CDS encoding 5'/3'-nucleotidase SurE encodes MILVSNDDGVRSEGIKALADALKDLGTVYVVAPDRERSAASHSLSLTHPLRVEKISPRVYSVDGTPTDCVNLGVNGILRGKKIDLLVSGINKGANLGDDITYSGTVSAAIEGTLLGIPSIAVSLVTRTRFRFDTASAMALDVARKVLKKGLPDDTLLNVNVPNEGREGINGVRVTRMGKRVYGDLIVEKRDPRGKKYYWIGGDHLNSEDVPGSDLEAIEEGFISVTPIHLDLTNYPALRALRKWDW; translated from the coding sequence GTGATCCTCGTTTCGAACGACGACGGCGTGCGCTCCGAGGGGATCAAGGCGTTGGCCGACGCCCTGAAGGACCTGGGCACGGTGTACGTGGTCGCCCCCGACCGGGAGCGGAGCGCGGCCAGCCACTCGCTCTCGCTCACCCACCCGCTGCGGGTGGAGAAGATCTCTCCGCGCGTCTACTCCGTCGACGGCACGCCCACCGACTGCGTCAACCTCGGCGTGAACGGCATCCTGCGGGGAAAGAAGATCGACCTGCTCGTCTCGGGGATCAACAAGGGAGCGAACCTTGGCGACGATATCACCTACTCCGGCACCGTCTCCGCGGCGATCGAGGGAACGCTGCTCGGCATCCCGTCCATCGCCGTCTCGCTGGTCACCCGCACGCGGTTCCGGTTCGACACGGCTTCGGCGATGGCGCTCGACGTGGCGCGAAAAGTGTTGAAGAAAGGCCTGCCCGACGACACCCTGCTGAACGTCAACGTGCCCAACGAAGGGCGCGAGGGAATCAACGGCGTGCGGGTCACGCGGATGGGGAAGCGGGTCTACGGCGACCTGATCGTGGAGAAGCGCGACCCGCGGGGAAAGAAGTATTACTGGATCGGAGGCGACCACCTGAACAGCGAGGACGTCCCCGGCTCCGACCTCGAGGCGATCGAGGAAGGGTTCATCTCCGTCACTCCGATCCACCTGGACCTGACGAACTACCCGGCCCTCCGGGCCTTGCGGAAATGGGACTGGTGA